The nucleotide sequence GTCGGTGGACAGCACAatggagaagaagggggcaggcggcagcgcgggcCACGGGCTTGCGACAACGCCCCTTAGCGGCTATATCGATGCCTTGCACATAACCGTCGAGTCTGTTCAGCCACCGTTGCTGAACGGTCCAGAGACGACGACATCCGCCCcttgtggtggtgatgagCTACCGCAGGCCGCAACGAGCTATAACGACGAGAGTAGCACTACCACAGGTGACACACACAGCCGCTGTGACTCGATACGCAGTGGCTCCTTCCGCACAAACGACGGCTACCAGCGGCAGGTGTACGTTGTCGGGCAGTCGGGCAACTTCAAGGTGACGCGGCACATTCGCCAGTGCAGTGGCAGTAGCGATGTGCTCGCcgggcggagcagcgccgccgttgcctcGTCTGCGTCTGGCACGCTCACGGCGACGCGTCTACGcggccggcagcagcacggcagctCGGGCGACACCATGGGCACTGGCGCGGTGGAGGTGAAGAGGATCTCGTACCGCATAATCGTCAAaaaccgctgcagcggcgaagtTCTCTTGACGCAGGAGCGGCGTCTCTACACCCAAATCATACCCGCGCTGGAGCGGGTGAAGGCGATCGCGGGCGGcgagctgccggcggtgccggtgaaGCGGCTGCCCAGCCTGCGGTTTGCCACGGAGGTGTTCACGGAGGAGCGCCGTGCAGAAGTCGAGGCGTTCCTTCAGGCCGTCGCGCTGAGCCCCTTTTATGTTCGCCACCCAGAAGTGGTGAAGCTGCTCGGGCTGGAGCTGTACGTGaccgacgccggcgcggccgcagcgaccggtgccgcagcggcgaaaGGCAGCCGTGGCAACGGAGCGGATGCTCATCGGCCCAGCAAATCACCACGCGCCATGCATACGAAATCATCACCGTCGAtgggcgtcggcgccgacaTCGAGGTAACACCGCTGGCACGAAGAGGGGCTGCTTGTGACTCGAAGTATCTTAGTCGTCACTCAAGAGATGGCGAGGCCGGCGTtagagcggctgcggcgactgGCCGCGGTGAGGCGGGCACCGGCTGCCTCACAGTAGACGCCCTCAACGCTTATTGCTCCTCGACTATGGggggcggtggaggcgacaCCGCTGATAGCAGGAATTTCTGCCGCTCGCAGAGCTGCTCCAGCGTGCAGACCTCTTGCTCTTCCGTGGTGCGTCGTCGCAAGCTGGACGAGGTGACCATGGAGGACCTCGAGCACATCCAACTCGGCAATCTCATCGGCCGCGGCACTTTCGGTTCTGTCTACCTGGGACTAGTGCAGACCCAACGTGGCTCGCTGATGGTGGCCGTGAAGGTGATGAAGGTCGGCGAGGCGGTAGCGCCGTCGGAGATGGAGAGCCTTCAACGCGAGCTGGacgtgctgtgcgccgccCGGCACAAGAACATCATCCGCTTCCTCGGCAGCTCGCTGAATACGACGACGCGTGACCTGCGCGTCTTCACGGAATACGTGGAGTGCGGCACCATCCGCTCCCTTGTCGACCGCTTCGGTGCCTTGACGATGCTGGCGATTCAGCAGTACATGCAGCAGATACTGAGTGGCCTGCAGTACCTGCACAGCCTCTCGATCGCACATCGCGACATCAAGGGTGAGAACATTCTCGTCACCAAAAATGGCCGTATCAAGCTCTCCGACTTTGGCAGCAGTACCGGCGCGCCGTGCAAGGTagtggccgctgccgagtCCCCTTCCAAGGTGGGAAGCGGCGGGAGTGCGGACAGCGCGGCAAACGGTGGCCTCCCGGTCGGCTCACCGCAGTACATGGCGCCAGAGGTGATTCATGGCACCGTCAAATCGTTTGCCGCGGTCGACATCTGGTCACTCGGGTGCGTCGGGATTGAGATGATGGATCGACCCATCTGGCGCGAGAGCCCAAGCACAAACCCGTTCGTCTTTCTCTATCGCATCAGCCGTTGCGGGACGCCCCCGCACGGGCTGCCAACGGACGATGAGCTCGCCGCGCTCAAGGCGGAAGGCAAGAAGACGGAATGCGAGGGCTTCTCCGTGTACCTGGAATTTCTCAGGAGCTGCTTGCGCGTTGACCCGGAGCAGCGCCCGTCCGCGGCGGAGTTGCTCAAGCACCCCTTCATGACCTACCCGTACTCGAAGCACCTCCGCTGGATGCCGCCGATGCCCGCTACCGCGAAGCCCTCAGCTCTCAAGTCTTCATGATTGGCGAAGGTGCGCCCCGTCGCACCGatccgtgtgcgtgttagTGTGTGCTGTTCATGTTGTCGTGTGTGCACATACGTATATACCACACATTTATATCTATGTTTTCTGTTTTTGCTCGGTGTCTTGTTTTCGCCGTCCCTTCGCTCtcctcccgccccccccctgcgcACATGGGACGTACGTGTGTTGTCATGGCGAGGGTGTCGCagtgttgtgtgcgtgccagTGGGTGCTGCGAGGAacgtgcttgtgtgcttgTTTCAtgctcccccttttttgctTGCTCTTGCTTACTTCGCTTGCGGAtgtgctccctccctccctcctgaTCTCTCTCCATCTATCtatatatgtatgcgtgtgtacgtgtacgtgtgtctGTATTTTgttgtgtgcatgcgtgttgTCTGCCTTGTCCGTGGGCGAAGGTTTTCCCCCCTCTCACTCTCCGCCCTTCTGTTGCTtatgtgtgcacgtgtgtgcctcttGTCGGTTAGACCGTTGTCGCGAGTCCCTACCATGGAaacatcctcctcctcgtggtCCCCGACACGAGCGcggtatgtgtgcgtgcaggtgAGCGGCAGGGTAGTGTGGCGAGCGTCGCTCTGCTCGAGGGGACCCGATGAAGAACCAGAGGCGTTGCCGCGAGACAGTGGTGCTCCACGGCACCGTATGCGGCCACTTTTCTCTCCAACCATGCCATCAcgctcccttttctctccgaTGCCCCCCTCCCAGCCGTCAACTGTCCTCGCGTGTTCAtctcatctccctccctgccATCGCTCGCACCCATCAGACGCTGTTGCGTCGGCTCTCCGCCAACACCGCGGCACTACAAGCAACCTCGTTCTCCCCCGCAACATGAACACAAACTTCAGGGGGTAGGCGAAGAGGCGCGTACACGTAGCTCACACAAACGCGCGAGACGCACAAAGGCCGGACAAGTGCATCCACTGCAACACATCGATGAATCAAAatcgcgtggcggcggcggcttgaCCCGACAGcaggccaccgccgcttcccTTTCCGTGAACATCACCactcttctcccttcccttttttttctgtcgcTACGCTATCCAGTCCCAGCATgctccccaccccgcccTACAGGTGCAGGTCTACAGACCCACATCAACACACTGGGAGCCCCAGGCAGCTCGGCTTGGGGAGgctgtgtgcacgcgcgcactaGCGGGCGGCACATCCATACGTGATTCTCGTCCCCTtttcgccgcagccgtcacGACTGATGAAGAACCGCGCACACGAACCactcgcggaggcggcgcagccgttGTGCAGGCGGGGGGCCTCTGAGGGCCCTGGCCTGAGGCTGGCGGACTTCCTCCTCGAGCGCATGCGGCATGCACCTGAACCACCCCC is from Leishmania donovani BPK282A1 complete genome, chromosome 7 and encodes:
- a CDS encoding protein kinase, putative, whose protein sequence is MDSASGISGSACGSRHNRPRVFCVVCGSCSEHLILRKSGLKCASCVGKSSNKHYAKLQKRQAKKLFSNAFPAQSPTAGLDTASSVQPGDCSQTNRLFSSASSSLPPAVEDYSGTAGVSTERSSTLHPIEEYISGTSVYRAVMEQACYSGENDRSGGEGGSGDRQTLMSGADGVTRSTSDALSKAHQENTASGSHTNVSSSAAAGDNAGDMRRTSPPLMTQRQESGDAQCSDPGSAKSGRDGVGKTPLCRDSSLIPPTPILHKVTEKESNNQAPARCYKTAPSRLPPRHGPRGTKGTPRLPPSAVDVSRVSAAHTVSAKSNGKATGTSSLNGATASPPSSAIKAVSAAARCVEGQDLMPESGNSVLRDATLPPAEPAAGQHHSHPSTPRGDERTTPLAASLSQNPTHPPQVLRASRQSPTTFPDASLGLPAPRAGSCNTSITSSTMERGPASRLPLLHSHADSNAGTQVQRDSQGGTRRLSAAPSTVSTLPNTSVRPVDAPGAAGAGAPSLSRMPNSSGATAAALDNCHSVGSSSRCRHNKRGSRGGSSGDSESSSSSLSDDASAIDSSLPSVVSSATPEAVIGEDGAATSGTGTKKALHGGTNALDVGTKKRTRQVPKSVDSTMEKKGAGGSAGHGLATTPLSGYIDALHITVESVQPPLLNGPETTTSAPCGGDELPQAATSYNDESSTTTGDTHSRCDSIRSGSFRTNDGYQRQVYVVGQSGNFKVTRHIRQCSGSSDVLAGRSSAAVASSASGTLTATRLRGRQQHGSSGDTMGTGAVEVKRISYRIIVKNRCSGEVLLTQERRLYTQIIPALERVKAIAGGELPAVPVKRLPSLRFATEVFTEERRAEVEAFLQAVALSPFYVRHPEVVKLLGLELYVTDAGAAAATGAAAAKGSRGNGADAHRPSKSPRAMHTKSSPSMGVGADIEVTPLARRGAACDSKYLSRHSRDGEAGVRAAAATGRGEAGTGCLTVDALNAYCSSTMGGGGGDTADSRNFCRSQSCSSVQTSCSSVVRRRKLDEVTMEDLEHIQLGNLIGRGTFGSVYLGLVQTQRGSLMVAVKVMKVGEAVAPSEMESLQRELDVLCAARHKNIIRFLGSSLNTTTRDLRVFTEYVECGTIRSLVDRFGALTMLAIQQYMQQILSGLQYLHSLSIAHRDIKGENILVTKNGRIKLSDFGSSTGAPCKVVAAAESPSKVGSGGSADSAANGGLPVGSPQYMAPEVIHGTVKSFAAVDIWSLGCVGIEMMDRPIWRESPSTNPFVFLYRISRCGTPPHGLPTDDELAALKAEGKKTECEGFSVYLEFLRSCLRVDPEQRPSAAELLKHPFMTYPYSKHLRWMPPMPATAKPSALKSS